From one Formosa sediminum genomic stretch:
- a CDS encoding HupE/UreJ family protein translates to MLDDFLFYVQYGINHVLDINGYDHVLFLLVLTVAYVFKDWKRVLILVSLFTLGHTISLVLAAYDIVKINGALVELLIPITIFVMALFNIFTAGKTNQKGVGLLFFSALFFGIIHGLGFAREFHLLIGGSSNKLLPLLEFALGIEAAQIIIVFVVLFFSFLMQTVFNFSKRDWVLVMSAIVMGLVIPMIIENELIA, encoded by the coding sequence ATGCTGGATGATTTCCTTTTTTATGTTCAATATGGTATTAATCATGTGTTAGACATAAATGGTTACGATCATGTATTATTTTTATTAGTGCTTACAGTTGCATATGTGTTTAAAGATTGGAAGCGTGTTTTAATTTTGGTATCCCTATTTACACTAGGACACACCATTTCTTTAGTTTTAGCTGCGTATGACATTGTTAAAATAAATGGAGCTTTAGTCGAGTTGCTAATTCCGATTACCATTTTTGTAATGGCACTTTTTAATATTTTTACGGCAGGAAAAACAAATCAAAAAGGTGTTGGATTGTTATTTTTCTCAGCCTTGTTTTTTGGAATTATTCATGGGTTAGGTTTTGCTAGAGAGTTTCACTTACTAATAGGAGGTTCTAGCAATAAATTATTACCATTGTTAGAGTTTGCATTAGGTATAGAAGCCGCTCAAATTATTATTGTATTTGTTGTACTATTTTTTAGTTTTCTTATGCAAACCGTATTTAATTTCTCTAAACGCGATTGGGTTTTAGTGATGTCGGCTATTGTAATGGGATTGGTTATACCAATGATTATAGAAAATGAATTAATTGCTTAA
- a CDS encoding tetratricopeptide repeat-containing sensor histidine kinase, protein MQRQYSYTKKSIVSTTFLLFGIVLLLCFQTIAAQNIELDSIFIERVKVTLKNKPKHYNALETIFFNDKLDVLKMEYVKDQATLDQYPEATCYALNALGTLNRNKSLYSSAITFHKSALKAATEADNDVLQTISLNLIGVVYRRMDLVKPALDYHKKAYDLAYKRLKVNPDSELKHSMAVSRNSMGNIYLVLRQYDLALKQFEKSLLIETTGQNKLGLAINYQNIGIALEHKGQLEEALKNYKISLDYNKQINSKMGYVICNNAITQIYIKQEKYNQALALNTQTLKEAKVLGDQYYLAEAYILLGQIQEKLNEDEKAEANLNTALEISKTYDLKTFTSQSLYYLSKIYSKSENYKLAHLYYKESKEIENSITNDRNLNYVNDLIIQYEHESKNNQIQELADENEIVRNKLERNKKLFWYTAILISLFTTMIIIIIRHRQLKQEKQIITLEQDMLRSQMNPHFIFNSLNSIKLYIINNDKEKAVYYLNKFSKLIRKILIASTEKEMTLEDELDTMQLYINIENIRFEDEIQFNIHVPENIDTKLIKVPSLILQPFLENALWHGLSSKKHDRKIDLYVSRKGEDYINISIIDNGIGRIEADKINSLKILKRKSVGIAITKARLANFSKRFAKDYKFEIEDLYNEKDRPKGTKVILQIPISKTNTA, encoded by the coding sequence ATGCAAAGACAATACTCCTACACAAAAAAATCAATTGTATCTACTACCTTTCTTCTCTTTGGAATCGTCCTCTTATTATGCTTTCAAACTATTGCGGCACAAAATATAGAATTAGATTCTATTTTTATTGAGCGCGTAAAAGTCACTTTAAAAAACAAGCCTAAACATTACAATGCATTAGAAACTATTTTTTTTAATGATAAGCTAGATGTTTTAAAAATGGAATATGTTAAAGATCAAGCAACATTAGACCAATATCCTGAAGCAACGTGCTATGCTTTAAATGCACTAGGAACACTAAACCGTAATAAATCACTTTACTCATCTGCGATAACATTCCATAAAAGCGCTTTAAAAGCAGCCACAGAAGCAGATAATGATGTACTACAAACCATATCCTTAAATTTAATAGGTGTGGTTTACCGTAGGATGGACTTAGTTAAACCTGCATTAGATTATCATAAAAAAGCATACGATTTAGCTTACAAAAGACTAAAAGTAAATCCCGATTCTGAGCTTAAACACAGTATGGCTGTATCTAGAAACAGTATGGGAAACATTTATTTAGTTTTAAGACAGTACGATTTAGCCTTAAAACAGTTTGAAAAATCTTTACTCATTGAAACTACAGGCCAAAACAAATTAGGACTTGCCATAAACTATCAAAATATTGGTATTGCTCTTGAGCATAAAGGCCAATTAGAAGAAGCTTTAAAGAACTATAAAATATCTTTAGATTACAATAAACAAATTAATTCTAAAATGGGTTATGTAATTTGTAATAACGCCATAACTCAAATTTATATTAAACAAGAAAAATACAACCAAGCTCTAGCCTTAAATACTCAAACTCTAAAAGAAGCAAAAGTATTAGGAGACCAATATTACCTAGCAGAAGCTTATATTCTCTTAGGTCAAATTCAAGAAAAGCTTAATGAAGATGAAAAGGCTGAAGCAAATTTAAATACTGCCTTAGAAATTTCAAAAACATACGATTTAAAAACATTTACATCTCAGTCACTCTATTACTTATCCAAAATATATAGTAAATCTGAAAATTACAAATTGGCGCATTTATACTATAAAGAAAGTAAAGAAATAGAAAATAGTATTACCAACGACAGGAATTTAAATTATGTAAATGATTTAATTATACAATATGAACATGAATCTAAAAACAATCAGATTCAAGAATTAGCCGATGAAAATGAAATAGTTCGCAACAAATTAGAGCGAAATAAAAAACTTTTTTGGTACACGGCCATTTTAATTTCATTGTTTACAACCATGATAATCATTATCATAAGGCACAGGCAATTAAAACAAGAAAAACAGATTATAACCTTAGAACAAGATATGCTGAGGAGCCAAATGAATCCGCATTTCATCTTCAACTCTTTAAATTCAATAAAACTTTACATTATAAATAATGACAAAGAAAAAGCGGTATATTATCTCAATAAATTCTCTAAATTAATTCGAAAAATTCTAATTGCTTCAACAGAAAAAGAGATGACATTAGAGGATGAATTAGACACCATGCAACTTTATATAAATATAGAAAATATAAGGTTTGAAGACGAAATACAATTTAACATTCACGTCCCTGAAAACATAGATACAAAATTGATTAAAGTCCCTTCTTTAATTTTACAACCGTTCCTAGAAAATGCTTTATGGCATGGTTTGTCTTCTAAAAAACACGATCGAAAAATAGACTTATATGTTTCTAGAAAAGGCGAAGATTACATAAACATCTCTATTATAGATAATGGTATAGGAAGAATTGAGGCTGATAAAATAAATAGCCTGAAAATTTTAAAACGAAAATCTGTAGGAATTGCAATTACAAAAGCACGTTTAGCCAACTTTTCTAAACGGTTTGCTAAAGATTATAAATTTGAAATTGAAGATTTATACAACGAGAAAGACAGACCTAAAGGCACAAAAGTTATATTACAAATCCCTATTTCTAAAACAAACACTGCTTAA
- a CDS encoding MarC family protein has protein sequence MQFNIKEIFTAFMILFAVIDIIGNIPIVIDLRKKMGHIQSEKASIIAGTILIVFLFLGNSILKLIGIDVNSFAVAGSFILFFIALEMILGITLYKQEEQSAVTATVFPLAFPLIAGPGSLTTLLSLRAEFKTENIIIAVLLNVILIYIVLKTSSAIERIIGQTGINIIRKVFGVILLAIAVKLFAHNIKALFI, from the coding sequence ATGCAATTTAATATTAAAGAAATATTCACCGCTTTTATGATTCTTTTTGCCGTAATAGACATTATAGGAAATATTCCTATTGTGATTGATTTACGTAAAAAAATGGGACACATTCAAAGCGAGAAAGCATCTATTATTGCAGGTACTATTTTAATAGTATTTTTATTTCTAGGAAATAGCATCTTAAAACTTATTGGTATTGATGTAAACTCTTTTGCTGTTGCAGGGTCGTTTATTTTATTTTTTATTGCCTTAGAGATGATTTTAGGTATTACGCTATATAAACAAGAAGAACAATCTGCAGTTACAGCAACTGTTTTCCCTTTAGCATTTCCGTTAATTGCAGGACCTGGTAGCTTAACAACTTTGCTATCTTTAAGAGCAGAATTTAAAACAGAAAATATAATTATTGCTGTTTTATTAAACGTTATACTTATTTACATTGTATTAAAAACATCGTCTGCAATTGAGCGTATAATAGGACAAACAGGAATAAATATAATTCGTAAAGTTTTTGGTGTAATCTTATTAGCTATTGCAGTAAAATTATTTGCCCATAATATTAAAGCCTTATTTATATAA
- a CDS encoding voltage-gated chloride channel family protein produces the protein MTFENFKKKLTSLEQIPSLYYLIKWLIICTFLGLVAGSFSAFFLKSLEWATTYREANIWIIALLPVGGFIIGITYHLFGNSVVKGNNLLLEEFHSPKKVIPFKMAPLVLFGTVITHLFGGSAGREGTAVQIGGAVADQFTKIFKLKNSDRKIVLIAGISAGFASVFGTPLAGGIFALEVLILGRIRLDAIVPSFLAAVLANYFCEIWNIHHTHYHIDAVADMNPVNLLWAILAGIIFGLVAMLFSKSTHFWSNLFKKFIKYPPLRPTIGGIILAIIIYSIGTTKYIGLGVPTIVESFTSQMNSYDFLAKLLFTSFTLGAGFKGGEVTPLFYIGATLGNVLIWFIPLPMGLLAGMGFVAVFAGATNTPIACTVMGIELFGIEAGVFIAIACSVSYLFSGHTGVYTSQIIGSPKNDSVFQEKGFTLSEIDDKRHQT, from the coding sequence ATGACTTTTGAAAATTTTAAAAAAAAATTAACCTCATTAGAACAAATCCCTTCATTATATTACCTTATTAAATGGCTTATAATTTGCACATTCTTAGGGCTAGTTGCAGGAAGTTTTTCTGCATTTTTTCTTAAAAGTTTAGAATGGGCCACAACTTATAGAGAAGCTAATATTTGGATTATTGCTTTACTACCAGTTGGTGGTTTTATAATTGGAATTACATATCATCTATTCGGAAACAGTGTTGTAAAAGGAAACAATTTATTGCTTGAGGAGTTTCACTCTCCAAAAAAAGTAATTCCTTTTAAAATGGCACCTTTAGTGCTTTTTGGAACTGTAATTACGCATTTATTTGGAGGCTCTGCAGGTCGGGAAGGCACTGCTGTACAAATTGGAGGCGCTGTAGCCGACCAATTCACAAAAATTTTTAAACTTAAAAACAGCGATCGTAAAATTGTACTAATAGCTGGGATTAGTGCTGGATTTGCATCGGTATTTGGAACTCCACTTGCTGGCGGAATTTTTGCTTTAGAAGTATTAATTCTTGGCCGAATTCGCTTAGATGCTATTGTTCCAAGTTTTCTAGCTGCAGTACTTGCTAACTATTTTTGTGAAATTTGGAACATTCATCATACTCATTATCATATAGACGCTGTGGCAGATATGAATCCTGTTAATTTACTTTGGGCGATATTAGCCGGAATTATATTTGGTTTAGTAGCCATGTTATTTTCTAAATCTACACACTTTTGGTCTAATCTTTTTAAAAAATTCATTAAATATCCACCATTACGGCCTACTATAGGTGGTATAATTTTAGCTATTATTATTTATAGTATTGGCACTACAAAATATATTGGATTAGGTGTGCCAACCATAGTAGAGTCTTTTACTTCTCAAATGAACTCTTACGATTTTTTAGCGAAGCTCTTATTTACCTCATTCACTTTAGGAGCTGGCTTTAAAGGCGGTGAGGTGACTCCTCTATTTTATATTGGTGCAACACTAGGTAATGTTTTAATTTGGTTTATTCCGCTACCAATGGGACTACTAGCAGGCATGGGATTTGTTGCTGTTTTTGCTGGCGCAACCAACACACCTATTGCTTGTACCGTTATGGGAATAGAATTATTTGGTATAGAAGCAGGTGTATTTATAGCCATTGCATGTAGTGTTTCCTACTTGTTTTCCGGACATACAGGCGTATATACATCCCAAATTATAGGAAGCCCTAAAAATGATAGTGTATTTCAAGAAAAAGGATTTACGTTATCTGAAATTGACGATAAAAGACATCAAACATGA
- a CDS encoding DUF3109 family protein — protein MFQIGKTIVSEEIIEKNFLCNLSACKGQCCIDGDAGAPLDSKEVEILEEIYPKVKPFLRRKGIEAIEAQGTYITTDFGDYETPLIDGADCAYVIFDKKGTALCAIEEAYNQGEVSWKKPVSCHLYPVRIKEFTEFSAVNYERWDICDDACSLGKELQVPIYKFVKEALIRKFGEDWYLELEKVAETLK, from the coding sequence ATGTTTCAAATAGGTAAAACCATAGTGTCAGAAGAAATTATAGAGAAAAACTTTCTTTGTAATTTGTCTGCGTGTAAAGGACAGTGTTGTATTGATGGCGATGCTGGAGCTCCTTTAGATAGTAAGGAAGTAGAAATTTTAGAAGAGATTTACCCCAAAGTAAAGCCTTTTTTAAGAAGAAAAGGCATCGAAGCTATTGAAGCCCAAGGGACGTATATTACTACAGATTTTGGGGATTATGAAACGCCTTTAATTGATGGTGCAGATTGTGCATATGTTATTTTCGATAAGAAAGGTACTGCCCTTTGTGCTATTGAAGAGGCTTATAATCAGGGTGAAGTAAGCTGGAAAAAACCAGTTTCTTGCCATCTATATCCTGTTAGAATAAAAGAATTTACGGAGTTTTCTGCAGTAAATTACGAGCGTTGGGATATTTGTGATGATGCTTGTTCTCTGGGAAAAGAATTACAAGTTCCAATTTATAAGTTTGTAAAAGAAGCTTTAATTAGAAAGTTTGGTGAAGATTGGTATTTAGAATTAGAGAAAGTTGCCGAAACATTAAAGTAA
- a CDS encoding deoxycytidylate deaminase — MSKKKQLKYDKAYLRIAREWGKLSFCERKQVGAVIVKDRMIISDGYNGTPTGFDNFCEDEDGYTKWYVLHAEANAILKVAASTQSCKGATLYITLSPCKECSKLIHQAGIVRVVYCQKYKDNSGLDFLEKAGIQIEYIEDLSA, encoded by the coding sequence ATGTCGAAAAAAAAGCAACTTAAGTACGACAAAGCTTATTTAAGAATAGCTAGAGAGTGGGGGAAATTATCGTTTTGCGAACGCAAACAAGTAGGAGCCGTAATTGTTAAAGATAGAATGATTATTTCTGATGGTTATAATGGGACACCTACAGGATTTGATAATTTTTGTGAAGACGAAGATGGTTACACCAAATGGTATGTTTTACATGCCGAAGCTAATGCCATTTTAAAAGTTGCAGCGTCTACACAATCATGCAAAGGTGCTACGTTATATATTACACTTTCACCTTGTAAAGAATGTAGTAAATTAATACATCAAGCAGGAATTGTAAGAGTAGTATACTGCCAGAAATACAAAGATAATTCTGGTTTAGACTTCTTAGAAAAAGCTGGCATCCAGATTGAATATATCGAAGATTTATCCGCATAA
- a CDS encoding S41 family peptidase, with translation MTVNKIYLPLIVGAAIAVGICIGGKLNFSDTSDRLFTSNSKKEKLNRLIDYIDYEYVDDVNTDSIVDVTVNGILENLDPHSVYIPKEDMERVAENMKGDFVGIGIHFYTYKDTVTVIRTVDGGPSDKVGILGGDRIIFADGDSLFGKFINDVDIVQRLKGPVGSKLHLKVYRKDTDQILDFDVSRGIIPIKSVDASYMLTETLGYIKINRFAESTYREFKTALLDLKTKGAKEITLDLRDNPGGFLTVAEQIVDEFLEDEKLILFTKNKRGNIDKSFATEKGDFETGEVYVLINENSASASEIVAGALQDNDKGTIVGRRSYGKGLVQREMELGDGSAVRLTVSRYYTPTGRSIQRSYSHGNKDYYDEYFERLESGELLDPDKIKVSDSLKFTTPKGKVVYGGGGIIPDVFVPLNSGTQNETLSFLEQRGLISYFIFEELEKDRHLYDDYIRQTFVDSFSVSDNLVLKFEDYLNLRTLASISFSAYQDEVKLYLKATIADQLYGKGAYTEVFNNDNNMIKEVIKLSKQHQND, from the coding sequence ATGACAGTTAATAAAATATATTTACCCTTAATTGTTGGAGCCGCAATCGCGGTTGGGATATGTATTGGTGGAAAATTAAATTTTTCTGATACTTCTGATCGATTATTTACCTCTAATAGTAAAAAAGAAAAGCTAAATCGTTTAATAGATTATATTGATTATGAGTATGTAGACGATGTGAATACCGATAGTATTGTAGATGTTACGGTAAATGGCATTCTTGAAAATTTAGATCCACATTCTGTATATATCCCAAAAGAAGATATGGAACGAGTGGCTGAAAATATGAAAGGCGATTTTGTTGGTATTGGCATTCATTTTTATACCTATAAAGATACTGTTACGGTGATTAGAACTGTAGATGGAGGACCTAGCGATAAGGTAGGTATACTTGGAGGTGATCGTATTATTTTTGCAGATGGCGATTCTTTATTTGGGAAATTTATAAATGATGTAGATATTGTACAGCGGTTAAAAGGCCCAGTAGGATCTAAATTACATTTAAAAGTATACAGAAAAGATACAGATCAAATTCTAGATTTTGATGTCTCTAGAGGAATTATTCCCATAAAAAGTGTAGATGCTAGTTATATGCTTACCGAGACCTTAGGTTATATTAAGATAAATCGGTTTGCCGAATCTACTTACCGCGAATTCAAAACAGCATTACTAGATTTAAAGACTAAAGGAGCTAAAGAAATTACACTCGATTTACGAGATAATCCTGGAGGGTTTTTAACCGTAGCAGAGCAAATTGTAGATGAGTTTTTGGAAGATGAAAAACTTATACTTTTTACAAAAAATAAACGCGGTAATATAGATAAGAGTTTTGCAACAGAAAAAGGCGATTTTGAAACAGGAGAAGTTTATGTGCTAATAAACGAAAACTCCGCGTCTGCTAGTGAAATTGTTGCTGGAGCTTTACAAGATAACGATAAAGGCACTATAGTTGGTAGACGTTCTTATGGTAAAGGGTTGGTGCAGCGTGAAATGGAATTGGGAGATGGTAGTGCTGTGCGACTTACAGTTTCTAGATACTATACTCCAACAGGGCGCTCTATACAACGGTCTTACAGTCATGGAAATAAAGATTATTACGATGAGTATTTTGAGCGTTTAGAGAGCGGCGAACTCTTAGATCCTGATAAAATTAAAGTGTCCGATTCTTTAAAGTTTACCACACCTAAAGGTAAAGTTGTTTATGGTGGCGGAGGTATTATTCCTGATGTATTTGTCCCATTGAATTCAGGGACACAAAATGAAACACTTTCATTTTTAGAACAACGAGGTTTAATAAGCTATTTTATTTTTGAAGAATTAGAAAAAGATCGTCATCTGTATGACGATTACATCAGACAAACATTTGTAGATAGCTTTAGTGTAAGTGACAATTTAGTTTTAAAATTTGAAGATTATTTAAACTTAAGAACCTTAGCCAGCATTTCATTTAGTGCTTATCAAGATGAGGTTAAGCTGTATTTAAAAGCTACTATAGCCGATCAATTATACGGTAAAGGAGCATATACAGAAGTGTTTAATAACGATAATAACATGATTAAAGAAGTTATTAAATTAAGTAAACAACACCAAAATGATTAA